In the genome of Malania oleifera isolate guangnan ecotype guangnan chromosome 5, ASM2987363v1, whole genome shotgun sequence, the window TGCAGGATCAGGATTCAATTTTTTGCATATCAGTTCTAGATGGATAAGAGTCGTAACACATGTATAGGTCTTTCATCAGTTAGGCTCTTTACTTGAGAAATGGCGGCATAGCGGGCAAGGCCCCAGGCTGCTTCCTTCACTGCCAGGGCAGATGGGCCATTGGGAATGCTTACAACGGTACGCCTGATCAATCCCCCCACAAAAAAGGAGCATAAGTTAAAATCGAAACGCCTTGTATGTGATTGTTATGTGAAGAATAAGGTGAGGTTCTGCTAAAAATGGTCAAACTCCGATCACAATTTTATGTTATACCATTTGGCGAAACGAGCTCCCTGCTGGTAGTAAGCCGCCGAGCGGGAAGCAAGGCCATCGAGACCTTGGCACCAGGACTCATCATTCGAACCGACGAGGGGCACCAGACCCTGTTGTTGATATCAAATTATGAATCAAACTAGACTTGTTATAATTTGTTCTGTTGCACATCTAAGCACAACAAGCACATACATAGGCATGCACATATTTGCGTAGTGACTTGCTTCATCTGCAGTGGCTTAATATAGGTTTACCTTGTCAACTTTGATGCCAGGGACGATATTCTGCTGGACGAGCACATCCACCATTTTCTTGCCATCAGTGGTGGACTGGTAGAGAGTCTCCTCAAAGAGGATAGCACCGGAAATGAAGTTGCCGAGGCCAGGAGCTGACACTAGGAGAGTGCGGTATGCTTGGCGGTTGGCCTCTGTGTTCTCAAGCCCAATCGATGCCAGACGCTTCCCACAAGTAGCATTAGACTCATCCATCGCCAAAATACCGCGCCCGGGAGATGCTATGGTTTTCTACACATACCCAATCCCCAGTACACAATCAGTAACACATGTATTTGTCACACCTGGTTAATGATGCTGTGACAGAACATGGTTTTCTACCAAATTCATCATTAGAACAAAGACCCCAGTAGGAAAACATGActagtttgaattttgaaagcatATGCCCATGAAGTAGTTCTGGCAATGACTAATAATTGGACTGCATGGGCAGGTGGTGATACAGATGCATCTGTGAAAGTTTGGGGCTTGTTttttttgtaagtaaatttggtCATAGTGATTCCAATGCTGTGAAACTCGTACACTACAACTAAAAGAAGGTGCAAAACATACCGCAGTCTTGACAAGCTCATCGGCGTAGGAACCGGCCCGGATGGTGAGGGTGGAGGGGGAGGAGGGCTGACAGCGGAGGTTGGACACCGGCGACTGGCGAAGGCTCTGCCCTTTCACCCACTCAGACTTGTCCAGAACAGGAGATGACTTGAGCAGAGAGGCTGAGGCCATTGTGGTGCTATGCACTGCTGAGAGCCTTGAGACCTCAAACACTCTCTTATGGACTGGACTGGCAGCTGAGGCTCTATAGCCTTATCTCGTTCTCTTTGCCACAAATGCTAACACCCCCATCTATACTTATAAGTGTGCAGTGTGTCACCAGAGATGTCTCATTTGAGGCTGTCATGCGTCGACCAATCGCGGGTCACCACGTGGATGATAACTCGCCAACTTGGCAGCTTGCACACGTGGCTCAAACTCAGTGATTTCTGCCCACCTcgaaaaaatcaaaataaaaagagaaaataaaagatattgggagaaaaatttgaaaaccatgatttttttttttctgcttttcCCCCAATGTATCAGACAAATGTCTCAGAGTCACCATACATGAGGCTGTGATCAGCTGGCTGATTAATGGCCATGGTTTGCTCAAATGATCTGATGAGAACTTCATTTTGACGGTGGGCAGCCTGCCAGGTCAGCTGTTACGTGATGTGATTGACCGTGACGGTTGCGCCACGTGTACTCAGCGGCTTACGTGATATCATCAAGTGGGTCCAATTTCCCAGGAAGGCTGCAATGGGTGGTTAAGATTTTCCCTATGTTGATTGGTACAAGTGAGGAGCCACTGGCTGGTTCACCTAAGCCACTGGTTTGGTGGTTC includes:
- the LOC131156439 gene encoding fructose-bisphosphate aldolase 1, chloroplastic, translated to MASASLLKSSPVLDKSEWVKGQSLRQSPVSNLRCQPSSPSTLTIRAGSYADELVKTAKTIASPGRGILAMDESNATCGKRLASIGLENTEANRQAYRTLLVSAPGLGNFISGAILFEETLYQSTTDGKKMVDVLVQQNIVPGIKVDKGLVPLVGSNDESWCQGLDGLASRSAAYYQQGARFAKWRTVVSIPNGPSALAVKEAAWGLARYAAISQDNGLAPIVEPEILLDGEHSIDRTFEVAQKVWAEVFFYLAENNVMFEGILLKPSMVTPGAECKEKATPEQVAQYTLKLLHKRIPPAVPGIMFLSGGQSEVEATLNLNAMNQGPNPWHVSFSYARALQNTCLKKWGGRPENVKAAQETLLVRAKANSLAQLGKYTGEGESEEAKKGMFVKGYTY